Proteins encoded within one genomic window of Amorphoplanes friuliensis DSM 7358:
- a CDS encoding TetR/AcrR family transcriptional regulator, with amino-acid sequence MTGTRPYASARRQEQARRTRRAILDAAARLFVDPGYAATPLTTVAAEAGVSVQTLYAVFGTKRQLLSDLIDVTVAGDDTPVAVPDRPFTAEIRALTGAREKLGRFARHLTETHARQAQVMLALAGAATADADAAAIWRKNLDDRRHGMTMFAADLAATGELRPELSAGEVTDVLWLAQDVRNYDWLVRERGWPAERFQQWYVDSVAGAVLVRP; translated from the coding sequence GTGACCGGAACCAGGCCTTACGCGTCGGCCCGGCGACAGGAGCAGGCGCGGCGGACACGGCGGGCCATCCTGGACGCGGCGGCCCGGCTCTTCGTCGACCCGGGTTACGCGGCCACCCCGCTCACCACCGTGGCCGCCGAGGCCGGCGTGTCGGTACAGACGCTCTACGCCGTCTTCGGCACCAAGCGGCAGCTGCTGTCCGACCTGATCGACGTCACCGTCGCGGGGGACGACACGCCTGTGGCCGTACCCGACAGGCCTTTCACGGCGGAGATCCGGGCGCTGACCGGGGCCCGGGAGAAGCTCGGCCGGTTTGCGCGGCACCTCACCGAGACCCATGCGCGGCAGGCGCAGGTCATGCTCGCGCTGGCCGGTGCGGCCACCGCCGACGCCGACGCCGCGGCCATCTGGCGCAAGAACCTCGACGACCGGCGGCACGGCATGACGATGTTCGCCGCGGACCTGGCCGCGACCGGTGAGCTGCGACCCGAGCTGAGCGCCGGCGAGGTCACCGACGTGCTCTGGCTGGCCCAGGACGTGCGCAACTACGACTGGCTGGTCCGCGAACGCGGCTGGCCGGCCGAACGCTTCCAGCAGTGGTACGTCGACAGCGTCGCCGGCGCGGTCCTCGTCAGGCCGTAG
- a CDS encoding cobyrinate a,c-diamide synthase, with protein MVSIPRVVIAAPASGHGKTTVATGLLAAFAARGLKVAPFKVGPDYIDPGYHSLAAGRPGRNLDPVMVGEELIGPLFAHGSAGTDLAVVEGVMGLYDGRTGAGDTGSTAHVAGLLDAPVILVVDAAAQGRSVAALVHGFRSFGSVRLAGVILNRVGSDRHEAILREACEEVGTPVLGAMRRADAVAAPSRHLGLVPAAERRSEALASVSALASLVTASVDLDAVLAVARSAPSLPVTPWTPIAPDPVPGRPIVAIAGGPAFTFAYAETAELLAGAGAEVVTVDPLRDEKLPDGTRALVVGGGFPEVYAAELSANEPLRLAVASLAAVGLPIVAECAGLLWLCRTLDDAPMCGVLDADAAMTPTLTLGYRDAVALTDSPLYRAGSRITGHEFHRTTVHPRSGLLLEPAGGAAWAWRGADPEGFATPTLQASYLHLHWAADPGIARRLVAQAATA; from the coding sequence ATGGTGAGCATCCCGCGTGTTGTCATCGCAGCGCCGGCGTCGGGACACGGGAAGACCACGGTGGCCACCGGGCTGCTGGCCGCCTTTGCCGCCCGGGGTCTGAAGGTCGCGCCGTTCAAGGTCGGGCCGGACTACATCGACCCGGGTTACCACTCGCTCGCGGCGGGCCGCCCGGGCCGCAACCTCGACCCGGTCATGGTCGGCGAGGAGCTGATCGGCCCGCTGTTCGCGCACGGTTCGGCCGGCACCGACCTGGCGGTGGTCGAGGGTGTGATGGGCCTCTACGACGGGCGTACCGGGGCGGGTGACACCGGCTCGACCGCCCACGTCGCCGGTCTGCTCGACGCGCCGGTCATCCTCGTGGTCGACGCCGCTGCGCAGGGCCGGTCGGTGGCCGCGCTGGTGCACGGCTTCCGCAGCTTCGGTTCGGTGCGCCTGGCCGGTGTCATCCTCAACCGGGTCGGGTCGGACCGTCACGAGGCGATCCTCCGCGAGGCCTGCGAGGAGGTCGGCACCCCGGTCCTGGGGGCGATGCGCCGCGCCGACGCGGTGGCCGCCCCCTCCCGCCACCTCGGGTTGGTCCCCGCCGCCGAACGCCGATCCGAGGCCCTCGCCTCGGTGTCCGCCCTCGCGTCGCTGGTCACGGCCTCGGTGGACCTCGACGCCGTGCTCGCCGTGGCCCGTTCCGCGCCGTCGCTGCCGGTGACACCGTGGACCCCGATCGCCCCCGACCCGGTGCCGGGCCGTCCGATCGTTGCGATCGCGGGTGGTCCGGCTTTCACCTTCGCGTACGCGGAAACGGCCGAACTCCTCGCCGGAGCGGGAGCGGAAGTCGTGACCGTGGACCCGCTCCGCGACGAGAAGCTGCCGGACGGCACCCGTGCCCTGGTCGTCGGCGGAGGCTTCCCCGAGGTGTACGCCGCGGAGCTCTCGGCCAACGAGCCGCTCCGCCTCGCCGTCGCCTCCCTGGCCGCGGTGGGCCTGCCGATCGTGGCCGAGTGTGCGGGCCTGCTGTGGCTCTGCCGCACCCTGGACGACGCCCCGATGTGTGGTGTCCTCGACGCGGATGCCGCCATGACGCCGACCCTGACCCTCGGTTACCGCGATGCGGTCGCCCTGACCGACAGTCCGCTCTACCGCGCGGGCTCGCGCATCACCGGGCACGAGTTCCACCGCACGACCGTCCACCCGCGGTCGGGCCTGCTGCTGGAACCGGCCGGGGGAGCGGCCTGGGCCTGGCGTGGAGCCGACCCGGAAGGCTTCGCCACGCCGACGTTGCAGGCGTCCTACCTGCACCTGCACTGGGCGGCCGACCCGGGGATCGCCCGCCGGCTGGTCGCGCAGGCGGCTACGGCCTGA
- the cobO gene encoding cob(I)yrinic acid a,c-diamide adenosyltransferase gives MPQGQVTTVPQDGLTTRQRRRQAVLAVHTGHGKGKSTAAFGMALRAWSAGWPIGVFQFVKSEKWRVGEEAALKALGQTGGATVAWHKMGEGWSWIQRAGTERDHAAEAAEGWAQIKRDLAAETHRFYVLDEFTYPMKWGWVDVADVVATLADRPGTQHVVITGRDAHPDLLAAADLVTEMTKVKHPMDAGRKGQQGIEW, from the coding sequence ATGCCGCAGGGACAGGTCACCACCGTGCCGCAGGACGGGCTCACCACCCGGCAGCGGCGGCGCCAGGCCGTGCTGGCTGTCCACACCGGACACGGCAAGGGCAAGTCGACGGCCGCGTTCGGGATGGCGTTGCGTGCGTGGAGTGCGGGCTGGCCGATCGGGGTCTTCCAGTTCGTGAAGTCCGAGAAGTGGCGTGTCGGCGAGGAGGCCGCCCTCAAGGCCCTGGGCCAGACCGGCGGCGCGACCGTCGCCTGGCACAAGATGGGTGAGGGCTGGTCCTGGATCCAGCGGGCGGGCACCGAGCGGGACCACGCCGCCGAGGCCGCCGAGGGCTGGGCGCAGATCAAGCGGGACCTGGCCGCCGAGACGCACCGGTTCTACGTGCTCGACGAGTTCACGTACCCGATGAAGTGGGGCTGGGTCGACGTCGCGGACGTCGTCGCGACCCTCGCCGACCGGCCCGGCACCCAGCACGTGGTGATCACCGGCCGGGACGCGCACCCGGATCTGCTCGCCGCGGCCGATCTGGTCACCGAGATGACGAAGGTCAAGCATCCGATGGACGCGGGTCGCAAGGGTCAGCAGGGCATCGAATGGTGA
- a CDS encoding VWA domain-containing protein encodes MTPYPFSAVVGLDDLRLALLLTAVSPAVGGVLVRGEKGTAKSTVVRALASLLPEVDVVRGCRFACDPAAPDPGCPDGPHEPGAPHGHRPATLVELPVGATEDRVVGTLDIQRALADGVKAYEPGLLAAAHRGALYVDEVNLLPDHLVDLLLDAAAMGRAHVERDGVSVKHAARFLLVGTMNPEEGEPRPQLVDRFGLVVTVSAPRDAKLRAEVVRRRLAYEAGPDAFAARFAADETALAARILAAREAVPSVLLPDTELDRIARVCLAYGVDGMRADIVVARCAVALAAWHGRDRVTADDIRDAARLALPHRRRKDPLDPPGTDEERLEEALDQAGMDDDPDDDPQPPSGGPDDNGPDSGGGPDSNGTPDSSNRPQSSGGPNSSGPDSSGPDSGNGPDGSSSPDSSNASERGDDSRSSDGTPKEGQASGGAAAVQAGAAYRPRALRIAARGEGGHAGRRSPAFARRGRVVGSRIPRGKLAGAPHLPATLRAAIHRGALTAGAQVVQPRDLREAVHVGREANLVLFVVDASGSMAARKRMTVVKTAVLSLLRDAYQRRDRVGMITFRGRTAEQVLPPTSSHEVGVLRLASLRTGGRTPLAAGLRAAAATIAIERRRDPRRRPLLIVVTDGRATSGPDPALVAPALAGVAAVVVDCESGPIRLGLARRLAAALEADVMPLDALAAGNTPIGKAA; translated from the coding sequence GTGACGCCGTACCCGTTCTCTGCTGTCGTCGGACTTGACGATTTGCGGCTTGCGCTGTTGTTGACTGCTGTTTCGCCCGCTGTCGGCGGGGTGCTCGTGCGTGGGGAGAAGGGCACGGCGAAGTCGACCGTGGTCCGGGCGCTGGCTTCGTTGCTTCCCGAGGTTGATGTGGTGCGGGGGTGCCGGTTCGCCTGTGATCCTGCCGCGCCCGACCCGGGGTGTCCTGATGGGCCGCACGAGCCGGGGGCGCCGCACGGGCATCGGCCGGCGACGCTGGTCGAGTTGCCGGTCGGGGCCACCGAGGATCGGGTGGTCGGGACGCTGGACATTCAGCGGGCGCTGGCCGACGGGGTGAAGGCTTACGAGCCGGGTCTGCTCGCCGCCGCGCACCGGGGTGCGCTGTATGTCGACGAGGTCAATCTGCTGCCGGATCACCTGGTGGACCTGCTGCTGGACGCGGCCGCCATGGGGCGTGCCCACGTCGAGCGGGACGGTGTGTCGGTCAAGCATGCGGCGCGGTTCCTGCTGGTGGGGACGATGAACCCCGAAGAGGGTGAGCCTCGGCCGCAGCTCGTCGACCGGTTCGGCCTCGTTGTCACCGTGTCGGCGCCGCGGGATGCCAAGTTGCGGGCCGAGGTGGTGCGGCGGCGGCTGGCGTACGAGGCGGGGCCGGATGCTTTTGCGGCGCGGTTCGCGGCTGACGAGACCGCGCTGGCTGCGCGGATCCTGGCGGCTCGTGAGGCGGTGCCGTCGGTGCTGCTGCCCGACACCGAGCTGGACCGCATCGCCCGGGTCTGCCTGGCCTACGGGGTCGACGGGATGCGCGCGGACATCGTGGTCGCCCGCTGTGCGGTGGCACTGGCGGCCTGGCACGGACGCGACCGGGTCACCGCCGACGACATCCGTGACGCGGCCCGCCTGGCTCTGCCGCACCGGCGCCGCAAGGACCCGCTCGACCCGCCCGGTACGGACGAGGAGCGCCTCGAAGAAGCCCTCGACCAGGCCGGCATGGACGACGATCCGGACGACGACCCGCAGCCGCCGTCGGGCGGCCCGGACGACAACGGCCCCGACTCCGGCGGTGGCCCCGACAGCAACGGGACCCCGGACAGCAGCAACCGCCCGCAAAGCAGCGGAGGCCCGAACAGCAGCGGCCCGGACAGCAGCGGCCCGGACAGCGGCAACGGCCCGGACGGCAGCAGCAGCCCGGACAGCAGTAACGCCTCCGAGCGTGGCGACGACTCCCGATCGAGTGACGGCACCCCGAAAGAGGGGCAAGCGTCCGGGGGTGCCGCGGCGGTCCAGGCCGGTGCCGCCTACCGCCCGCGGGCTCTGCGGATCGCCGCCCGTGGCGAGGGCGGTCACGCCGGTCGTCGGTCACCGGCTTTCGCCCGGCGGGGCCGTGTGGTCGGCTCCCGCATTCCGCGCGGCAAGCTCGCCGGAGCACCTCACCTCCCCGCGACCCTCCGCGCCGCCATTCACCGTGGGGCGCTGACGGCGGGCGCGCAGGTGGTGCAGCCGCGGGATCTGCGGGAGGCCGTGCACGTCGGGCGTGAGGCCAACCTGGTGCTTTTTGTCGTCGACGCCTCCGGTTCGATGGCGGCGCGCAAGCGGATGACCGTCGTGAAGACGGCTGTGCTCTCGTTGCTGCGCGACGCCTATCAGCGGCGGGACCGCGTCGGGATGATCACTTTCCGGGGCCGGACGGCGGAGCAGGTGCTGCCGCCCACGTCCAGTCACGAGGTGGGGGTGCTGCGGCTCGCGAGTCTGCGGACCGGTGGGCGTACCCCCCTCGCCGCCGGGCTGCGGGCCGCGGCCGCGACCATCGCGATCGAGCGGCGGCGGGATCCTCGCCGTCGCCCGCTGCTGATCGTCGTCACCGACGGGCGGGCTACCAGCGGGCCCGATCCGGCACTGGTCGCGCCGGCCCTGGCCGGCGTGGCCGCGGTGGTGGTCGATTGTGAGTCGGGGCCGATCCGGCTGGGTCTGGCCCGTCGCCTCGCCGCCGCACTCGAAGCGGACGTGATGCCGCTCGACGCCCTGGCCGCGGGCAACACACCGATCGGGAAGGCTGCCTGA
- a CDS encoding gluconokinase has product MDVVIGIDTGTTATKAIAAGPAGEVRAMTSVHYPLSVPGPGQAELDPDKLRDAAIEALVTVAKESAAQGDRVIAIGLSAFLHGLAPMDANGAPLGPLITWADNRASGQADEINAAGRAKGLQARTGTPVHPMSPLAKLTWWNANDPAKVRDTPRWGGVKEVVLAGLAAEGFLLDLSLASGTGMYDIHERHWDPEALSLTGVRENQLAEVVPTTHRLRLRPEVASAAGLPPEIPLIIGAADGPLANLGVGATPAGVAAVSLGTSGALRTIVNGPTADNAGRLFCYALTEEHWVVGGAINNAGSVVRWAGETFAGSFDRPAAEGEDADVRDAALLVEAAEIAAGSEGLLCLPYLLGERAPWWRGGMRGAYLGLRREHGRAHLVRAAVEGVCQQLALVRDTFADEGIAMTEVRATGGAVASELWVGILASALDLPVAVAETPEGTALGACLLARHALGELPDLDQAAAMIGINDHTRPDESDAALYRRLRPLVERSALAVTDVLTELDKIAPEPLPGTEKAVPNPT; this is encoded by the coding sequence ATGGACGTCGTCATCGGCATCGACACCGGAACCACCGCGACAAAAGCGATCGCCGCCGGCCCCGCCGGTGAGGTCCGGGCCATGACGAGCGTGCACTATCCCCTCTCGGTCCCCGGGCCGGGCCAGGCCGAACTCGACCCGGACAAGCTCCGCGACGCGGCGATCGAAGCCCTCGTCACGGTGGCCAAGGAGTCCGCCGCACAGGGCGACCGGGTCATCGCCATCGGCCTGAGCGCCTTCCTGCACGGCCTCGCCCCGATGGACGCGAACGGCGCCCCGCTCGGCCCCCTGATCACCTGGGCCGACAACCGCGCCTCCGGCCAGGCCGACGAGATCAACGCCGCCGGTCGTGCCAAAGGCCTCCAGGCCAGGACGGGCACCCCGGTCCACCCGATGTCACCCCTCGCCAAGCTGACCTGGTGGAACGCGAACGACCCGGCGAAGGTGCGCGACACCCCGCGCTGGGGCGGCGTCAAGGAAGTGGTCCTGGCCGGACTCGCCGCCGAGGGTTTCCTCCTCGACCTGTCCCTGGCCTCCGGCACCGGCATGTACGACATCCACGAACGCCACTGGGACCCCGAGGCCCTGTCACTGACCGGCGTCCGCGAGAACCAGCTCGCCGAGGTCGTCCCGACCACCCACCGGCTGCGCCTGCGCCCCGAGGTGGCCTCCGCCGCCGGCCTGCCCCCGGAAATCCCCCTGATCATCGGCGCGGCCGACGGCCCCCTCGCCAACCTCGGCGTCGGCGCCACCCCCGCGGGCGTCGCGGCTGTCTCCCTCGGCACCAGCGGCGCCCTGCGCACGATCGTCAACGGCCCCACCGCGGACAATGCCGGCCGCTTGTTCTGCTACGCCCTCACCGAGGAACACTGGGTCGTCGGCGGCGCGATCAACAACGCCGGGTCGGTGGTCCGCTGGGCCGGGGAGACCTTCGCCGGCAGCTTCGACCGCCCGGCCGCCGAGGGCGAGGACGCCGACGTCCGCGACGCCGCCCTCCTCGTCGAAGCCGCCGAGATCGCCGCCGGCAGCGAAGGCCTCCTCTGCCTCCCGTACCTCCTCGGCGAACGAGCCCCCTGGTGGCGCGGCGGCATGCGCGGCGCCTACCTGGGCCTCCGCCGCGAACACGGCCGCGCCCACCTCGTCCGAGCCGCCGTCGAAGGCGTCTGCCAGCAACTGGCCCTGGTCCGCGACACCTTCGCCGACGAGGGCATCGCCATGACCGAGGTCCGCGCCACCGGCGGCGCGGTGGCCTCGGAACTCTGGGTCGGCATCCTCGCCTCAGCCCTCGACCTCCCCGTAGCCGTCGCCGAAACCCCGGAAGGCACAGCCCTGGGCGCCTGCCTCCTCGCCCGCCACGCCCTCGGCGAACTCCCGGACCTGGACCAGGCCGCAGCCATGATCGGCATCAACGACCACACCCGCCCGGACGAGTCGGACGCCGCCCTCTACCGCCGCCTCCGCCCCCTGGTCGAACGCTCAGCCCTCGCCGTCACCGACGTCCTCACCGAACTCGACAAGATCGCCCCCGAACCCCTCCCCGGCACCGAAAAAGCCGTCCCCAACCCCACCTGA
- a CDS encoding SigE family RNA polymerase sigma factor: MRDGFDDFVRSRSTGLLRVAYLLTGDRHTAEDLVQEVLEQMYVKWRRIQGAPEAYARRALVNRSTNRWRSRGRRPEAPLAHHDVAEPDHSEHIVVRDAVVEALRTLPPRQRAAVILRYLDDLPIAEVARALDCSEGNVKSNASRGLERLRTVLAPVTATTEGGAR; encoded by the coding sequence ATGCGCGACGGATTCGACGACTTCGTACGAAGTCGCAGCACCGGGCTGCTCCGCGTCGCCTACCTGCTCACCGGTGACCGGCACACCGCCGAGGACCTCGTGCAGGAAGTCCTCGAGCAGATGTACGTGAAGTGGCGGCGCATCCAGGGCGCCCCCGAGGCGTACGCCCGGCGCGCGCTGGTCAACCGGTCCACCAACCGGTGGCGCAGCCGCGGCCGGCGCCCCGAGGCGCCGCTGGCCCACCACGACGTCGCCGAACCGGACCACAGCGAGCACATCGTCGTCCGCGACGCGGTTGTCGAGGCGCTGCGCACCCTGCCACCGCGGCAACGGGCCGCCGTGATCCTGCGCTACCTGGACGACCTGCCGATCGCGGAGGTCGCCCGGGCGCTCGACTGTTCCGAGGGCAACGTGAAGAGCAACGCCTCACGCGGCCTCGAACGCCTGCGCACAGTCCTCGCCCCCGTCACCGCCACGACCGAAGGGGGAGCGCGATGA
- a CDS encoding SRPBCC family protein — MSDLESGPARDATVEPDGARWALIFVRDLRHPPAKVWAALTDPGRLDQWAPFAAARDLSVTGDTTLAMVDGPDRTDLPATVRRADAPEVLEYTWGDDLLRWELEPIPEGTRLTLRHVFEHRDEVPMFAAGWHLCAAVLTRLLDGHPVGVIRGRDAMSHGWETLRDAYAKELAR; from the coding sequence ATGAGCGACCTCGAGTCCGGCCCGGCCCGCGACGCGACCGTCGAGCCCGACGGCGCTCGGTGGGCCCTGATCTTCGTCCGCGATCTGCGGCACCCGCCGGCCAAGGTCTGGGCCGCCCTGACCGATCCCGGACGCCTCGACCAGTGGGCGCCTTTTGCCGCGGCGCGCGACCTGTCGGTCACCGGCGACACGACCCTGGCGATGGTCGACGGTCCTGATCGGACAGACCTGCCCGCCACCGTACGCCGTGCCGACGCCCCCGAGGTCCTCGAATACACCTGGGGTGACGACCTGCTGCGCTGGGAGCTGGAACCGATCCCCGAAGGCACCCGGCTCACGCTGCGGCACGTCTTCGAGCACCGCGACGAGGTCCCGATGTTCGCCGCCGGATGGCACCTCTGCGCCGCGGTGCTCACCCGCCTCCTCGACGGCCACCCGGTCGGCGTCATCCGCGGCCGCGACGCCATGAGCCACGGCTGGGAGACGCTCCGGGACGCGTACGCGAAAGAACTCGCCCGGTAG
- a CDS encoding ArsR/SmtB family transcription factor, whose protein sequence is MPVDAIAVLAEPTRRRILDELRLADSSVSRLVETLAMSQPAVSKHLKVLREAGFVSSRTSAQQRIYSLEPEQFRALDAWLAPYRRLWNRHLDALERHLEES, encoded by the coding sequence GTGCCTGTCGACGCCATCGCCGTGCTCGCCGAGCCGACCCGCCGCCGCATCCTCGACGAGCTCCGCCTCGCCGACAGCAGCGTCAGCCGGCTCGTCGAGACGCTCGCCATGAGCCAGCCCGCCGTCTCCAAACACCTGAAAGTGCTGCGGGAGGCCGGGTTCGTGTCCAGCCGCACCTCCGCGCAGCAGCGGATCTACTCCCTCGAACCGGAGCAGTTCCGGGCCCTCGACGCGTGGCTCGCGCCGTACCGGCGTCTGTGGAACAGGCACCTCGACGCCCTGGAACGCCACCTGGAGGAATCATGA
- a CDS encoding glycosyltransferase yields the protein MRVLIVTSGSTGDVAPYTGLGARLREAGHEVTLATHEPFRDTVELPFVPLPGDLREILPQARGQDGSGSGTGPRALLRLMRIARPLVAELGDGIVRAVEQTRPDAMLLSTVVAPLGYQVAEAAGIPWAGVFLQPVFPTGDFGPVLIGGRPLGRLGNRLTGRFLESAAHPLYARPVRDLRRRLGLPQRGMAALQRAQQHRWPTFHGFSPTVVPRPADWPASQEVVGYWWPERPSGWTPPREVEAFLAAGPAPVFIGFGSMAAGRGERLAAPVLEAVTKAGVRAIVQAGWSGLTVAGGPDVLSVGPMPHDWLFPRMAAVVHHSGAGTTAAGLRAGVPAVPVPVLADQPFWARRLRELGVAPAGVPLPRLTADRLAGALRAATTDPRHAARAQEVAAALRTEDGAARIIAWLKTQQPSS from the coding sequence ATGCGGGTGCTGATCGTGACGTCCGGCTCGACGGGCGACGTGGCGCCCTACACCGGGCTCGGCGCCCGGCTGCGCGAGGCCGGGCACGAGGTCACCCTGGCCACCCACGAACCGTTCCGGGACACCGTGGAGCTGCCGTTCGTGCCGCTGCCCGGCGACCTGCGCGAGATCCTGCCGCAGGCCCGGGGCCAGGACGGCTCCGGTTCCGGCACCGGACCGCGGGCGCTGCTGCGGCTGATGCGCATCGCCCGCCCGCTGGTCGCCGAACTGGGCGACGGCATCGTGCGCGCCGTCGAGCAGACCCGGCCCGACGCGATGCTGCTGTCCACGGTGGTCGCCCCGCTGGGCTACCAGGTCGCCGAGGCCGCCGGCATCCCGTGGGCCGGGGTGTTCCTGCAACCGGTCTTCCCGACCGGCGACTTCGGGCCGGTGCTGATCGGCGGGCGACCGCTCGGCCGGCTCGGCAACCGGCTCACCGGGCGCTTCCTGGAGTCGGCGGCGCACCCGCTCTACGCCCGCCCGGTCCGCGATCTGCGCCGCCGGCTCGGGCTGCCGCAGCGCGGCATGGCGGCGCTGCAACGCGCACAACAGCACCGGTGGCCCACGTTCCACGGCTTCAGCCCGACGGTCGTGCCGCGTCCGGCCGACTGGCCCGCCTCGCAGGAGGTGGTCGGCTACTGGTGGCCGGAGCGACCGTCGGGCTGGACGCCACCCCGCGAGGTGGAAGCCTTCCTGGCCGCCGGCCCGGCACCGGTGTTCATCGGCTTCGGCAGCATGGCGGCGGGACGCGGCGAGCGCCTCGCGGCGCCGGTGCTGGAAGCGGTGACCAAGGCCGGTGTCCGCGCGATCGTGCAGGCCGGCTGGTCGGGGCTGACGGTGGCGGGCGGCCCGGACGTGCTCAGCGTGGGCCCGATGCCGCACGACTGGCTCTTCCCGCGGATGGCGGCCGTGGTGCACCACTCCGGCGCGGGCACCACCGCGGCCGGGCTGCGGGCGGGAGTGCCGGCGGTGCCCGTCCCGGTGCTGGCGGATCAGCCGTTCTGGGCGCGGCGCCTGCGGGAGCTCGGGGTCGCGCCTGCGGGCGTACCGTTGCCGCGGCTGACGGCGGACCGCCTGGCCGGTGCCCTCCGCGCGGCGACGACGGACCCGCGGCACGCGGCCCGGGCGCAGGAGGTCGCGGCGGCGCTCAGGACCGAGGACGGCGCCGCCCGAATTATCGCCTGGCTGAAAACACAGCAGCCGTCCTCCTGA
- a CDS encoding citrate synthase, which translates to MTDVKLDHPGGQLSMPVREAVEGPGGIDVSALLKETGYVTLDQGFVNTASCASAITYIDGDAGILRYRGFPIEQLAGKASFLEVSYLLIHDKLPTPAELAEFGDKIRVHTLLQEEMRAFFSGFPRDAHPMAVLSSAVTALSTFYQDALDPADPEQVEISGIRLMAKLPTIAAYAYKKSIGHPLPYPDNSLDYVENFLRMTFGLPTVNYEVDPTLAKVLDMLFVLHADHEQNCSTSTVRLVGSAQANLFASVSSGINALSGPLHGGANSAVLEMLEGIRADGGDVDAFVRRVKAKEKGVKLMGFGHRVYKNYDPRAAIVKKAVQDVISTMDRPDPLLEIALKLEEIALADDYFVSRKLYPNVDFYTGLIYKAMGFPTKMFTVLFALGRLPGWIAQWGEMMADPTTKIGRPRQLYTGEAERQFVPITER; encoded by the coding sequence ATGACGGATGTCAAGCTCGACCACCCCGGTGGCCAATTGTCCATGCCGGTCCGCGAGGCGGTCGAGGGTCCAGGCGGCATCGATGTCAGCGCGCTGCTGAAGGAGACCGGATACGTCACCCTGGACCAGGGCTTCGTCAACACGGCTTCCTGCGCGTCGGCGATCACCTACATCGACGGTGACGCCGGCATCCTGCGCTATCGGGGCTTCCCGATCGAGCAGCTCGCGGGCAAGGCCTCGTTCCTCGAGGTCTCCTACCTGCTGATCCACGACAAGCTGCCGACCCCGGCCGAGCTGGCCGAGTTCGGCGACAAGATCCGGGTGCACACGCTGCTGCAGGAGGAGATGCGCGCCTTCTTCTCCGGCTTCCCCCGTGACGCGCACCCGATGGCGGTGCTCTCCTCGGCCGTCACCGCGCTCTCGACGTTCTACCAGGACGCGCTCGACCCGGCGGATCCCGAGCAGGTCGAGATCTCCGGGATTCGGCTCATGGCGAAGCTTCCGACCATCGCGGCGTACGCGTACAAGAAGTCGATCGGTCACCCGCTGCCGTACCCCGACAACTCGCTCGACTACGTCGAGAACTTCCTCCGCATGACGTTCGGCCTGCCCACCGTGAACTACGAGGTGGACCCGACGCTGGCGAAGGTGCTCGACATGCTCTTCGTGCTGCACGCCGACCACGAGCAGAACTGCTCCACGTCGACCGTGCGGCTGGTGGGTTCGGCGCAGGCCAACCTGTTCGCGTCGGTCTCGTCGGGCATCAACGCCCTGTCGGGCCCGCTGCACGGTGGCGCCAACTCCGCGGTGCTGGAGATGCTCGAGGGCATCCGCGCCGACGGCGGCGACGTGGACGCGTTCGTGCGCCGCGTCAAGGCCAAGGAGAAGGGCGTGAAGCTCATGGGCTTCGGGCACCGGGTCTACAAGAACTACGACCCGCGCGCCGCCATCGTCAAGAAGGCCGTCCAGGACGTCATCTCCACGATGGACCGGCCGGACCCGCTGCTCGAGATCGCCCTGAAGCTCGAGGAGATCGCCCTCGCGGACGACTACTTCGTCTCCCGCAAGCTGTACCCGAACGTCGACTTCTACACCGGCCTGATCTACAAGGCCATGGGGTTCCCGACGAAGATGTTCACGGTGCTGTTCGCGCTCGGCCGGCTCCCCGGCTGGATCGCGCAGTGGGGCGAGATGATGGCCGACCCGACCACCAAGATCGGCCGCCCGCGCCAGCTCTACACGGGCGAGGCCGAGCGTCAGTTCGTCCCGATCACCGAGCGCTGA